TTTATGCAGCAGCTTCTTCAATCCAGTGAAAATCAGGGCCATTTCGGACTCAAGAGTGTTATATTAAGACTGACGCTATACTATGGTGAAGCCTTTCGTTATCGGATTTTCAGCAGAAAAAACGAGGGTACTACAATTTTACTTCGTATCTCAGATAAAATTATGCGAGGAGAGAAGTTATGATTAAGGTTCTGATTGCAGATGATGAAATTCATTTTAGAAACTATATGCTTACAGCGGTGGACTGGAATTCCCTTGGGTTTCAGATCAGCAGTGTGGCGCAGAACGGACAGGAGGCCTTAAGTGCTATCCAGGATTCCTGTCCTGATCTGGCATTTCTGGATATTAACATGCCTCTTATGGATGGGATTTCACTGGCTGAAAAGGTACGTGAACTGGCTCCGGATATGATGATGGTTTTTGTCACAGGCTACTCTGACTTTGCATATGCAAAAAAAGCGATTCAACTGCATATTGAAGATTATCTGCTGAAACCCTTTTCACCGGAGGAACTGACTAGGCTGCTGCTGCTGCTGAGACAGAAATACGAGCGGATACGTTTACGGAACTCCAGAGACCGGCAGGCGAAGCAGGTAATTATGGATAAGTTTCTAAACTCTTTATTATCCTATATCCCAGAGGATTCCATAGTTTACGAAAGCAAGAAAAACGTTCCGGAGAATTGGAAGATTTCGGATTTCTTTAAGGTGATGGTCGTTGAGATTGGATATCTGAACTGCATGGAACTCAGCAAGAGGGATTTGCCCCTCTGGAAATTCAGTGTCGTCAATTGTATGAATGAAATGTTGTCGGGGACAGAAAGGTTTTATTCCTTTTATGGCCCTTGTGATCGTATCATCTATCTGTTTAACTTTCGTGATAAAGACGCTCATAACAGGTATTCCGATTCGCCGGTGAAAAAAGCAGCGGATTTTATTCAAAAGTGTTTTCCGATTACTCTTTCCATTGGTATCGGAAACCTGGTAACAGGAGAGGAGGAAATCAGTATCTCATATAAGAATGCTCTTCTGGCTCTGCAAAATCATGATTCCGGAAATAGAAACATCCATTATTTTAATGAAAATATGCCCGGCCTTTCCAAGGGATTTTACAGTCTGGATGTCTATAATCGTATAATGCTCGCACTCAGACAGAATTCAATTTCAGAGGTAGAAGATATTCTGAAGGAAGTGGAAAGAGAGATACTGGACAAAAAGTATGACAGTGACTCCATCCAGACAATATTTTCCTCCATTTTTTCCATCTGCCTGTCTTTTATATCCGAAAAAAATGGAAATATCTTGGAGGTATTAGAAAATGACCTTTCCTGGTACCAAAACGGCTTTGCTACGGCGCGCATTCATGATACTTGTATGTTTCTTCTGAAACTGTATGATAAAACCCTTCAACGATATTCTGCTACACGGTCTTCTCACTCCATGCAGATTATAACTCGTGTACAGAATTATATCAGAGAACATTACATGGAGGAAAATCTGTCTGTGGAGCAGATTTCGGACTATATGATATTGGACGCCAGCTATATCCGAAAGTTATTCAGCAGATATATGAAATGCACGATTACAGATTTTATATTGACAACCCGTATGGAACATGCGCGAAAACTTCTGGAGCAGGGGGAGACAAATGTTACCCGGTTGTCAGCGGCTGTGGGGTATAAAGATTCCGGGTATTTTGGTAAGGTATTTAAAAGGTATTATGGTACGACGC
The window above is part of the Novisyntrophococcus fermenticellae genome. Proteins encoded here:
- a CDS encoding response regulator, with translation MIKVLIADDEIHFRNYMLTAVDWNSLGFQISSVAQNGQEALSAIQDSCPDLAFLDINMPLMDGISLAEKVRELAPDMMMVFVTGYSDFAYAKKAIQLHIEDYLLKPFSPEELTRLLLLLRQKYERIRLRNSRDRQAKQVIMDKFLNSLLSYIPEDSIVYESKKNVPENWKISDFFKVMVVEIGYLNCMELSKRDLPLWKFSVVNCMNEMLSGTERFYSFYGPCDRIIYLFNFRDKDAHNRYSDSPVKKAADFIQKCFPITLSIGIGNLVTGEEEISISYKNALLALQNHDSGNRNIHYFNENMPGLSKGFYSLDVYNRIMLALRQNSISEVEDILKEVEREILDKKYDSDSIQTIFSSIFSICLSFISEKNGNILEVLENDLSWYQNGFATARIHDTCMFLLKLYDKTLQRYSATRSSHSMQIITRVQNYIREHYMEENLSVEQISDYMILDASYIRKLFSRYMKCTITDFILTTRMEHARKLLEQGETNVTRLSAAVGYKDSGYFGKVFKRYYGTTPKRYAGKGSE